One segment of Streptomyces sp. XD-27 DNA contains the following:
- a CDS encoding oxidoreductase, with product MLAYDELTPPERELWDAFPAGRWVDLRTGVAEADDPVGGDRWGPERTIRAEVIAALLLGANAAPAGAVASLRLAGARITGGLDLSGAEINHTLWLKWCRLEEKASFYGASTRTIRIVDSRLPGFNGGLVRVEGHLELDRSTVDGAGVSLMNAHLAGELKFNRATIRVPGHRWAVFAGGLVMGGGVFGKGLTTEGGLRLLGAQLSGGLNLRGARLGDTDGLSLRADNVTVTTMRCSDGFTTTGTVRLRSAQVSDWLSFEGARLGGDGAALVGIGMRVEDLNLRFAAPPAGSLDLRSSQVTWVQDDDATWPDEIRLDGLTYGSVRFAEATASPRHDLARRLAWVRRSPGYSPQPYEQLAAYYRQIGHDDEARRVLLAKQRHRRRTLGPAGRVWGRLLDATVGYGYRPWLAGVWLLALTLLGTLVFHAGSPTPNKPGEGPPFNAFVYTLDLLVPIGGLGQRGAWHWTGDGRQVLAYAMVAVGWMLTTAVVAGVTRTLSRS from the coding sequence ATGCTGGCATACGACGAGCTGACGCCGCCCGAAAGGGAGTTGTGGGACGCCTTTCCCGCCGGGCGGTGGGTCGACCTGCGGACCGGTGTGGCCGAGGCCGACGATCCGGTGGGCGGCGACCGGTGGGGGCCGGAGCGGACGATACGGGCCGAGGTCATCGCCGCGTTGCTGCTCGGTGCCAACGCGGCGCCGGCCGGTGCCGTCGCCTCGCTGCGGCTGGCCGGGGCCCGGATCACCGGGGGGCTCGACCTCTCCGGGGCGGAGATCAACCACACGCTCTGGCTCAAGTGGTGCCGGCTGGAGGAGAAGGCGAGCTTCTACGGGGCCTCGACGCGGACGATCCGGATCGTCGACAGTCGACTCCCCGGCTTCAACGGCGGGCTGGTGCGGGTCGAAGGCCACCTGGAGCTGGACCGGTCCACCGTGGACGGTGCCGGGGTGTCGCTCATGAACGCCCACCTCGCGGGCGAGCTGAAGTTCAACCGCGCGACGATACGTGTCCCCGGCCACCGGTGGGCCGTGTTCGCGGGCGGGTTGGTCATGGGCGGCGGGGTCTTCGGCAAGGGGCTCACCACGGAGGGCGGGCTGCGGCTTCTGGGAGCGCAGCTCTCCGGCGGGCTGAACCTGAGGGGGGCGCGGCTCGGGGACACCGACGGGTTGTCGCTCCGTGCGGACAACGTGACCGTCACGACCATGCGGTGCTCCGACGGGTTCACGACGACGGGGACCGTGCGGCTGCGGAGCGCGCAGGTATCGGACTGGCTGTCCTTCGAGGGGGCGCGCCTGGGCGGCGACGGCGCCGCGCTGGTCGGCATAGGGATGCGCGTTGAGGACCTCAACCTGCGCTTCGCCGCCCCGCCCGCGGGCTCCCTCGATCTGCGCAGCTCCCAGGTGACGTGGGTACAGGACGACGACGCCACCTGGCCCGACGAGATACGGCTGGACGGCCTCACGTACGGGTCGGTGCGGTTCGCGGAGGCGACCGCCTCGCCCCGGCACGACCTGGCCCGCCGCCTCGCCTGGGTCCGCCGGTCGCCCGGCTACTCGCCCCAGCCGTACGAGCAACTCGCCGCCTACTACCGGCAGATCGGCCACGACGACGAGGCGCGCCGGGTGCTGCTGGCCAAGCAGCGGCACCGCCGCCGCACGCTGGGCCCGGCCGGGCGGGTGTGGGGCCGGCTGCTCGATGCCACCGTCGGGTACGGGTACCGGCCCTGGCTGGCCGGGGTGTGGCTGCTCGCGCTGACTCTTCTCGGCACGCTCGTCTTCCACGCCGGTTCGCCGACCCCGAACAAACCCGGCGAGGGGCCGCCGTTCAACGCGTTCGTCTACACCCTCGATCTGCTGGTGCCCATCGGGGGCCTCGGCCAGCGCGGCGCCTGGCACTGGACCGGCGACGGACGGCAGGTGCTGGCGTACGCGATGGTCGCCGTCGGCTGGATGCTCACCACCGCCGTGGTGGCGGGCGTGACGCGCACGCTCAGCAGAAGCTGA